Proteins encoded within one genomic window of Pseudorasbora parva isolate DD20220531a chromosome 3, ASM2467924v1, whole genome shotgun sequence:
- the mtx3 gene encoding metaxin-3 isoform X1: MHTNMAEPMELLCWGGDWDLPSVHTDSLVVLAYAKFAGAKLEVKSVDWTWRTITASVPQLHYEGSTVTEPTQILNFLRKQSFNADYELTAKQGADTMAYIALLEEKLLPALLHTFWVDAENYANLTRPWFTSHSPFPLNFFVPGRQASLALSRILLTKAESPLLNITEVEGKIYSEAKECLNLLSHRLGNFRFFFGDTPTSLDAFVFGHIAPLVKAPLPSGQLQKHLNQLDNLCQFCNTILNNYFTDATAEKRMDCSPTAAHDPVDANLQKLTQLVNKESNLIEKMDDNLRSSPQHRPHRPSTLCSERSAT, from the exons ATGCACACAAACATGGCGGAACCCATGGAGCTGCTCTGCTGGGGAGGCGACTGGGATCTGCCATCAGTGCACACAGACTCCCTCGTCGTGCTG GCTTATGCAAAGTTTGCAGGCGCAAAGCTTGAGGTGAAGTCTGTTGACTGGACGTGGAGGACTATTACAG CATCTGTGCCACAACTACATTATGAGGGATCCACAGTCACAGAACCAACACAAATCCTAAACTTCCTACGAAAACAG AGTTTCAATGCCGACTATGAGCTGACAGCTAAGCAAGGAGCAGATACAATGGCTTACATCGCACTACTGGAGGAAAAGCTGCTGCCCGCACTG CTGCACACATTCTGGGTGGATGCAGAGAACTATGCGAACCTGACCCGGCCCTGGTTTACGTCACATTCCCCGTTCCCCCTCAACTTTTTTGTACCGGGTCGACAGGCCAGTTTGGCTCTGTCTCGCATCTTACTGACCAAAGCAGAGTCGCCATTGCTCAACATCACAGAGGTGGAGGGAAAG ATCTACAGCGAAGCCAAAGAGTGCCTGAATTTGCTCTCCCACAGACTTGGGAACTTCCGCTTCTTCTTTGGAGACAC GCCTACGAGCCTGGACGCCTTTGtgtttggccatatcgcccctCTCGTTAAAGCCCCTCTGCCCAGTGGGCAGCTTCAGAAGCACCTGAACCAACTTGATAACCTCTGCCAGTTCTGCAACACCATCCTTAACAACTACTTTACCGATGCCACCGCTGAGAAGAGAATGGATT GCTCGCCGACGGCTGCCCATGATCCTGTCGATGCAAACCTCCAGAAACTGACACAACTTGTTAATAAAGAGTCCAACCTTATTGAAAAG ATGGATGACAATCTTCGCAGCAGTCCACAGCACAGACCGCACAGACCCTCCACCCTGTGCAGCGAGAGGAGCGCAACCTGA
- the mtx3 gene encoding metaxin-3 isoform X2: MHTNMAEPMELLCWGGDWDLPSVHTDSLVVLAYAKFAGAKLEVKSVDWTWRTITASVPQLHYEGSTVTEPTQILNFLRKQSFNADYELTAKQGADTMAYIALLEEKLLPALLHTFWVDAENYANLTRPWFTSHSPFPLNFFVPGRQASLALSRILLTKAESPLLNITEVEGKIYSEAKECLNLLSHRLGNFRFFFGDTPTSLDAFVFGHIAPLVKAPLPSGQLQKHLNQLDNLCQFCNTILNNYFTDATAEKRMDYG; the protein is encoded by the exons ATGCACACAAACATGGCGGAACCCATGGAGCTGCTCTGCTGGGGAGGCGACTGGGATCTGCCATCAGTGCACACAGACTCCCTCGTCGTGCTG GCTTATGCAAAGTTTGCAGGCGCAAAGCTTGAGGTGAAGTCTGTTGACTGGACGTGGAGGACTATTACAG CATCTGTGCCACAACTACATTATGAGGGATCCACAGTCACAGAACCAACACAAATCCTAAACTTCCTACGAAAACAG AGTTTCAATGCCGACTATGAGCTGACAGCTAAGCAAGGAGCAGATACAATGGCTTACATCGCACTACTGGAGGAAAAGCTGCTGCCCGCACTG CTGCACACATTCTGGGTGGATGCAGAGAACTATGCGAACCTGACCCGGCCCTGGTTTACGTCACATTCCCCGTTCCCCCTCAACTTTTTTGTACCGGGTCGACAGGCCAGTTTGGCTCTGTCTCGCATCTTACTGACCAAAGCAGAGTCGCCATTGCTCAACATCACAGAGGTGGAGGGAAAG ATCTACAGCGAAGCCAAAGAGTGCCTGAATTTGCTCTCCCACAGACTTGGGAACTTCCGCTTCTTCTTTGGAGACAC GCCTACGAGCCTGGACGCCTTTGtgtttggccatatcgcccctCTCGTTAAAGCCCCTCTGCCCAGTGGGCAGCTTCAGAAGCACCTGAACCAACTTGATAACCTCTGCCAGTTCTGCAACACCATCCTTAACAACTACTTTACCGATGCCACCGCTGAGAAGAGAATGGATT ATGGATGA